Within the Pangasianodon hypophthalmus isolate fPanHyp1 chromosome 19, fPanHyp1.pri, whole genome shotgun sequence genome, the region CTGCTTTGATACAGAGAAATTCACTTTCTCATCCCGAGTTGTCTAAAGTTTGTTAACGGCAAAACTATGTGTGAGATCTTGAACCTAATTTAAAGCAAGCAGTAGCTGAATGTGAAAGTTGTGTGTATGCTTTAGAAGCAGGCAGTAGCAACAGTCACTTTTAATGATCTGCCTAACAGATGTTATGTTGTATTTTTCTCTGTTCTAGATTGGACATTGCATTAAAGGCATGCTAGATGGCCCATAGACCATGAGTGGCTGGAAAGCATATCATAGCCGCCGTTGCAAGCTTATGCCGAGTGGAAGAATGGCTCTGCCAAGCAGAATGACGAAGAAAAATTAATACCAGCCATGTCCCCATCTGTGATTTCAACAAGGCGCATTCTATTCTTGCCACTGTCCAAGGTCTCATGTACATCTTTGGGTAGCTTTGGAGTCTGGTTACATAACATAGAAAAAAGCAGCATTATGTTTGGACTGCATACTTTTGAAGATGAagtttgcttttgtttgaaGCCCCAGTAAagatgagatttttttcttttagtttaaattttttGTCTATCTACACATGCTTACACAACGTAGATTGCATTATGGCTGCTGAATCTCCCCAGCAACTTTATTTATCTGCTTGGTGTGGTGGAGAGTGACGTTTGGACAATGCAGCGAAACGGTGGTGTCACAGGGAATGGCAGCCAGCCATGGGTGCTCCGGCGCGTTCGACTGACATGGCTCAGTTTCATgctctttttcattttggtcTTTTTCCCACTCATTGCACATTACTACCTCACCACAATTGATGAGGCAGGTGGTCCGGACAAACGCATTTTTGGCCCACGACCTGGTGGTGAACTGTGTGAGGCGAAGCATGTGCAAGACCTTTGCCGTATACGAGAATCAGTGAGTGAAGAGCTGCTTCAGCTGGAAGCAAAGCGGCAAGAGCTCAATGGTGAAATAGCCCGTCTCAACTTGCGGATTGAAGCCTGTAAACGTAGCATCGACAGTGCCAAACAGGACTTATTACAACTAAAAAATGTCATCAGCCAGACAGAGCACTCCTATAAAGAACTCATGGCTCAGAATCAGCCAAAATTATCTTTGCCAGTTAGACTGTTACCAGACAAAGATGATCCGGGGCTCCCTCCTCCGAGGTCTGTACAGGCCTGTCGCTTGCATACTTGTTTTGATTATGCCAGATGTCCACTTACATCAGGGTTCCCAGTCTATGTGTATGACACAGGATCATATCCTTGGGGAGACAATATTGACCCATTGGTCAAGCAAGCTTTTGCATCTTCTGTTAAAAGCAGTGTTTATGTTACAGATAATCCAAATATTGCTTGTCTTTATGTGGTGCTTGTCGGAGAAATACAAGATTCCTCACCCTCTCCGTCTGACTTGGAAAAGCAGCTGAAAGCATTGCCATTCTGGAGGTCAGATGGTCATAATCACCTGCTGGTTCACCTGTCCAGGAAGTCATTAACTCAGAACTTCTTGTACAATGTAAGTACAGGCCGGGCAGCTATAGCACAGTCTACCTTTCTTCAACGACAGTACAGAGAGGGTTTTGACCTGGTGGTGTCTCCACTGGTCCATGCTCTCTCTGAGCCCAACTTTCTGGAGGTGCCTCCACAGGTTCCAGTGAAGAGGAAGTATCTCTTTACCTTTCAAGGAGAGAAGGTGGAATCTCTACGGAGTAGCCTGCTGGAAGCACCACCACAGTCCTTTGAGGAAGAAATGGAGGGAGATCCGCCAGCTGATTATGATGATCGCATCATTGGTACCCTTAAGGCAGTACAAGACAGCCACCTAGACCAGGTACTTGTGGAATTTACCTGCAAGAACCGACCAAAGCCCAGTCTACCGACTGAATGGGCACTGTGTGGGGAGCGTGAGGATCGCTTGGAAGTGTTAAAAGCATCTACATTTGCTTTGGTGATTTCTCCAGGTGATGGGCAGCTCATAGCAACTGCAGGGTGCAACATGCGCCTGTTTGAGGCCCTGGAGGTTGGGGCAATCCCTGTGGTTCTTGGCGACCACTCAAAGTTACCTTATCACCATCTTGTACGTTGGAGTGAGGCAGCTATCATGGTACCTAAGCCTCGCATAACAGAGTTGCACTTTCTATTGAGGAGCCTATCAGACAACGATTTACTGGCCATGCGGCGGCAAGGTCGATTCCTTTGGGAAACGTACTTTTCCACTTCTGAGAGTATCTTCAACACCATTCTGGCCAGTATCCGAACCAGCATTCAAATACCAGCAGCACCCATAAAGGAGGAACCTGCCCAGGAGATTCCCCATAAAGCTGGAAAGATGGCAGGTACAGATGCCAATATGGCTGACAATGGGGACCTGGATCTTGGTCCAGTAGAGACAGAACCCCCTTATGCATCACCTAGGTTTTTGCGGAATTTCACCTACACAGTATCGGATGTCTACCGAACCTGGAATCGTGCTCCTGGGCCTTTCCATCTGTTCCCCCACACACCTTTAGACCCCGTTCTACCTTCAGAAGCAAAGTTTCTAGGTTCAGGAACAGGTTTCCGCCCCATAGGTGGAGGTTCTGGAGGTTCTGGAAAAGAGTTTCAGGCTGCATTGGGTGGAAATGTCCCACGAGAACAATTTACAGTGGTCATGCTGACATATGAGCGAGAGGAAGTACTTATGAACTCCCTGGAGAGGCTAAATGGCCTTCCCTATCTCAACAAGGTGGTGGTAGTCTGGAATTCCCCAAAACCACCCTCAGACGACCTCCTCTGGCCAGACATTGGGCTGCCCATTGTGGTATGTTTGTTTTATCTTGATTATACAGAAGTGTTGGCCAGCATGTTTTAAAACCTTGATAGTAGGACGTTTATGTTGTAATACTGAGGTGATAAATTTGTAGAAATAAGAGTCACATGCCACATACCTTCCTTATTTACTTTCTCACTTAACAGTGCGCATGAAGATCATTCTGAGAGCGATATTCTGAGGCGATGTCTTATTTTTTGCAGGTGGTGCGGACAGAAAAGAACAGTTTGAACAATCGCTTCCTGCCCTGGGATGTAGTGGAGACTGAGGCCATCTTGTCCATTGATGACGACGCCCATCTGAGACATGATGAAATCATGTTTGGGTTCAGgtaatatttctttctttaaatgtaTTGACATAATAGCAGAaacaatgaacttttttttaagttgaaaCAATTAAGTATTACAGAATGGATGGAGTATTCTGAAACATAGTTCTAGGAGAATAACATGTCTGGCATGATATTAGTGTTGGCTTaagtatattgatttttttcccccttgcaATCTCTGCTTTATAAGAAAAACAGGTCGTAAGGACAGAACTGATGTCATGATAGGGAAACAGTTTGAGCCAAAGGAAGGGTGTTTGTGTCTAAAATCTTTTGAAGTGCGTAATAATAATTTCCCTCCTAGGAAAGAACACgtgttaaaagaaaaacactgaattatttCACATCCTTTTTGTGAAACCTTTTGACCTTTAAATAATAGACAATATAAAATCTTATCATGCTGAACAGGATTTGATGCggaaatgaatgaacagatcaTTTTTAACCTAGATTTATGTAAAATAGGTCCGTGTGGTGTTTTAAGTGTATAGGTGTTCCCTCCCTGTTCAGGCATGCACATAACAGCTATGTGTCAACTTGGTCATTTGGCATCAATTTTACCTAGAATGTTTATCAGTGATGTTTGTTTtagagcaggggttctcaaactttttgccaGGGAACCACTGTAACTGGGTCAATACAATATTTTGGCTACGTGTTGGCaccagagagtttttttttttttactcctgacctttatttgtttctttagttactcgtgtttggattaaacccattcagttgtagtgaccagtcaaacagggtAATAAATGACTCACTATAAATATAACagctttgataatggtggggtTTGATTTCCATCACCTtggtaaaatacaaaaaaaattcagaactaCACTCTCTACACTTTGAGAACTATGGCTTTAGAGGACATGTTGTAGCAAACATTGTGCTACACCTGTTCTAAGGATAGAAACGTGAGGAGTTTAGTTGTAAGGGTTATAGGGCTTTCAGagcaggaaaattaaaaaaaaaataattaggaTTTTTTCCCAGTGCCATCGTGTGGACTTCCTATAGTTGAATAGAAAATTGCCATACCCTAGCATTGTTTCAGACTTGAAACTTGAGTGCTTTAAAGTTGATCTAGGTCGTAAtgtgagagagaacaaaaaagaacaCAACAGTTACTAGTAGTTAAATTATAAGGACTGATTTGATGTCTTCAACGCTCATTTGTTCTCTCCTACTTCCTCTCCTTCTCAGGGTGTGGCGAGAGGCCAGAGATCGGATTGTGGGCTTCCCAGGGCGGTTTCATGCCTGGGACGTCAACCACCAGTCTTGGCTCTACAACTCCAACTACTCTTGTGAACTCTCCATGGTGCTGACAGGCGCCGCCTTCTTCCACAAGGTAACAACTCTCAACCAGCTCCAACATCATATGGTAACTAAACCATGAGATTAAAGTTGAGTTAGTTCTAGGTCAGATGGCGAAAGCTCACAATGTTTCTTTAAAGCATATAGTGATCATACTTTCGCCATATGATGTGTGAATGCTACATATGATCTAAAATGATTATAGCAGTATCATAAGCACTAGCATTATGTACCAGATTAAATTCTGTAATGTTATAtaatgggggaaaaacacaAAGTCTTTTAGTAAGGTGTTATTGCCATCATGAACCATCAGACCAGCTTCATTGCAccttggcacagattctacaagtgtctggaactgtactggatgGAGGATCAACATTCTTCCTAAAGATATTCTCTCCAGTGGGTTTTTTTGATGATGGTAGTGAAGGTTAAGCGCTGTCTAAAATTGCAATGACGTTTCCCCTGAAAGTGGACAAGTGGACTTAAACCAtaccagcaaaataaataaaatccccTGGCACATAAGAGAGccgctgtttgtttttttttttttgtttttttcctttttctttttctttctttctttctcttccctttGATTTGCTATTTAACTGTATTATTCTGAAAGACCAAAAGGAATGCAAGGCATGCAGTACAATCTTATTCATATCACATCATGGTTGAATTATCATTCGGGAAACTTACTGTAATgaaacattctttctttttaagttgttttgggaaaataataatactactacttaGACTGTTAGTAGTATCCATACTAATACTAATAGGGCTGTACAATCAGTTTTGCTCACCATTGAAATTGCAGTTACTTCTCATAGCAATGCCTACTGAATTTTCAAAGTTGAAGTTGTGGCATGGCAACAGCAACACCAGAACATTATCAGAACATCTTAAACAGAGCTCGTTCTACGTACAGAATGCAAGGAGGGCAAGTTGGGCGAGCTGTAGCGCCAACATACATGCTTGCATTAAATTTCCCACATACTGTGACCAGCAGGAATAAGAAAAATGCACTAGCAGTAGACAGCCAGTGCTTTTACTGTACATACTGAGCTAAGACTGTATATCACTGGTGAGTGTACTCAGTATGACTGATCCACATATGCTGAGAAAAACAGCATGCCCAAACTAATGAAGTATCAGTTAATCTAGCATAAATGCTGTATAAAAGCACagttatactgtaaataataatatatttaatatataaattaacaaGACACCACAGTATGGAGTCACAGTTATTATAGATCAATTCTACTTTGTGCAGTAATCATTGTGTAGTTCTGCAAGTGtagctaaataaaattattattcgTCTACTGCATGTGTTTGGGAAACGGAGAGTGGTAAATGATCCAAGCACACCATAACTGGTCAGACAACTtttattactgctactactactgatattaataataataataatttctataaTAATCTAACAGTGTAAATACTAAAAAGACAAACTGTGGgaaagtacattttatttgttaagtACTTGGTGCAGCCTTAATATGAGAATGGAAACTgatgtttatctgtgtgtgtgttggtgtgtgtttagtacTACGCCTACCTGTATTCCTATGTGATGCCCCAGGCCATCCGAGACATGGTGGATGAGTACATCAACTGTGAAGACATTGCCATGAATTTCCTGGTGTCGCATATCACACGCAAACCCCCTATCAAGGTCAGTGAGTTCTCAGTGAGAAACGGGTTCTCAGCTAGACCACACTTCTGTGTGGAAATTAGTTGAGAATTTCTAGAGGAGTTTACCTTTGTATGTGTTTATGATTACTTTCATAGTTGTAGTCTATGATGTATTCATTTGACAGATGTGTTTATCCAGAATTCAGGCAGAATCCAAGCCAAGCCGCAAGTCTGTTAAAAGAGGATTAATTAGAAATGGACAAATTAAACAGAAGGGTTACACAATTCCTGTAATGtctcatagtgttttattccttttatgccacagcaatttgcccatgattacaatatttaatacagAACAACATGCCAAAATTTTTAATCGGTTGTAGTTTTTTTATGCTGAACATCCCTGAAACAAGTTGGTTCCAGATGTGTTAGATTATAACAGCTATTaacactcatttactcaccagtctctcttttttctctttcttgaagtcaATAGGACAAACAAAAGCTGCTTGTCGTGTTatcgagaaaccacaaaaccctCCACCCTGAAGACTTTGGCAGACAACTTAGTTTTAGCTTTCTgtctgactgtcacaaagcgctgacactgaagacaaaaactgctaaataaacatctcataagAAACTTCACAATCTCAATAATTacctaattttttatttgttattgtgGCAGGTTAGTTATAGTTGATCAGTGCTGTGGCATAAATGTTATGACTAGAGGGAAAATTAATGTAACGTGTAATcaaaatatataacacactcactcactcactcagagGAAGAGCTGAGTGTGTTTCAGTATAGGAAGTGAGTCTTCAGTGTTTCCCATCTAAGTGAAAAGGGATTGATGTGGATTACACTGCTGGTGTTTGGTAAATTTTAGAAAGGCCTTGAGCAATATTCTCTGAAGTGtggcactgaaaaaaaaagaaggtaatGAAATTTCATGTACTGCTCGTGTTATTAGTGCGTCTGTGCAGCGATTTCCCCTGAAAGTCATAAGCTCTGTTATTGAATTTCTCGCAGTCAGTCTCTCTAACCCACAATCTTCTCTTCAGCAAGTTCATAATAGCATAGAGAAATCGATTGTCTTCACTTTGTCATTTGAAAATCTGAGCTAGGAAATCTTGTGTACTCCAAAGTAAGTCTCTGCAACAACAAATAGGGCTGAACGATAATGGCAGGAATGAAAATCACGATTATTTTGGTCAGTGTTGGAATCATGctcactgatttaaaaattattcaggCAATTTAACAGCAAAATACTGtagtttttcactttattattgtaaaaagttaaaatgagagtgGCTTTTATTTCATATTGCATGTTGTATAAACCTCTTCCTTCAAACATTCATATTAGAATTAAACTAATGCTGCACTCGAGTCTTgattagttaataaataaaaatctttgttTGGGTCAGTAAATACaaattctgtctctctgatcAGGTGACGTCTCGTTGGACATTCCGCTGTCCCGGCTGTCCTCAGGCACTGTCTCACGACGACTCGCACTTCCATGAGCGTCACAAGTGCATCAACTTCTTTGTCAAGGTGTACGGTTACATGCCGCTGCTCTACACACAGTTCCGGGTGGACTCTGTCCTCTTTAAGACTCGACTCCCGCACGACAAGACCAAATGCTTCAAGTTTATTTAGAGGGACCAAAAGAGGACATACAGACACCTCCTCTGACAGACAGGAGATTTTATCTGACACAAGTCAAATGAAGGGAGAACTACTacataaaagcattttattttagtttatatgTATATCAGCAACCACTACTGGTCTCATTCGCACCACTTTCAACAGTCTTGGAAAAGAGGTGGATAAGAGGCGAGGACACTTTAATGGCTTTCAGACTGAATGCTTTGGAACTGACAGAATGGTAAAAGACACGGGCAAAAGCTTCCTGTCTCATTGCactctttattttttaacccattctacatttatatatctatatatagtgCTTGTCATATGCAAGAGAAGATATACTCTTGTATATGACAAGCACATTTCTGCAGGTCAcagaaattttatttgtgtgtgtgtgtgtgtgtgtgtgtgtgtgtgtgtg harbors:
- the extl3 gene encoding exostosin-like 3, coding for MQRNGGVTGNGSQPWVLRRVRLTWLSFMLFFILVFFPLIAHYYLTTIDEAGGPDKRIFGPRPGGELCEAKHVQDLCRIRESVSEELLQLEAKRQELNGEIARLNLRIEACKRSIDSAKQDLLQLKNVISQTEHSYKELMAQNQPKLSLPVRLLPDKDDPGLPPPRSVQACRLHTCFDYARCPLTSGFPVYVYDTGSYPWGDNIDPLVKQAFASSVKSSVYVTDNPNIACLYVVLVGEIQDSSPSPSDLEKQLKALPFWRSDGHNHLLVHLSRKSLTQNFLYNVSTGRAAIAQSTFLQRQYREGFDLVVSPLVHALSEPNFLEVPPQVPVKRKYLFTFQGEKVESLRSSLLEAPPQSFEEEMEGDPPADYDDRIIGTLKAVQDSHLDQVLVEFTCKNRPKPSLPTEWALCGEREDRLEVLKASTFALVISPGDGQLIATAGCNMRLFEALEVGAIPVVLGDHSKLPYHHLVRWSEAAIMVPKPRITELHFLLRSLSDNDLLAMRRQGRFLWETYFSTSESIFNTILASIRTSIQIPAAPIKEEPAQEIPHKAGKMAGTDANMADNGDLDLGPVETEPPYASPRFLRNFTYTVSDVYRTWNRAPGPFHLFPHTPLDPVLPSEAKFLGSGTGFRPIGGGSGGSGKEFQAALGGNVPREQFTVVMLTYEREEVLMNSLERLNGLPYLNKVVVVWNSPKPPSDDLLWPDIGLPIVVVRTEKNSLNNRFLPWDVVETEAILSIDDDAHLRHDEIMFGFRVWREARDRIVGFPGRFHAWDVNHQSWLYNSNYSCELSMVLTGAAFFHKYYAYLYSYVMPQAIRDMVDEYINCEDIAMNFLVSHITRKPPIKVTSRWTFRCPGCPQALSHDDSHFHERHKCINFFVKVYGYMPLLYTQFRVDSVLFKTRLPHDKTKCFKFI